The segment TTTTTCGATGCCGACAATTATTCAACATGGTCGTTACAATAATTATAACTATTTAAATCAATTCATATTAATTGGATCAAGGTCATAATGTCGGAGTTTCCGATACAGGGTGCTTCGGTCTATTCCCAGTAAGCGTGCAGCCTTGGCTTTATTGCCATCTACAATCTTTAATGTACTGATTATACGTTCAAGTTCGGTCTCGCTATCAGACTCTATGTTTTCTAAAAAAGGCATGGGTTCACTTGATATTTTACCTGACGAGATTGCACCATTCCCTGGAGTAGCGCAATAGCTGACGATTTCCTCTGATATATGTTCCGTGGTTATCGTCGGTCCGTGACAGAGTACCGTTGCACGTTCCATGACATTTTCAAGCTCCCTTACATTTCCAGGCCAATTATAACTCGACAATATATGCAGCGCCTGGTCGGAAACACCGGTGATTTGCTTATCAAGCCTTTTGCTGAAACGCTTGAGGAAACTTTTAACCAGAAGCTCAAGATCACCATCACGATCCCGCAAAGGCGGCAAAGGAATATCAACTACCCGCAACCTGAAATAAAGATCCTCGCGAAAGTCTCCGCTATTCACCCGCTGTTTCAAGTCGGCATTGGTTGCTGCAATAACGCGTACATCAACCTTAATCGGATGGTCTTGCCCAACAGGATAAAAGGTCCTTTCCTGAAGAAAACGCAAAAGCCTCAGTTGCATCATGGGGGAAATATCGCCTATTTCATCAAGGAAAAGAGTGCCCCCGTCAGCATGCAGAATCCTCCCTTTACGATCTCTGTCGGCACCGGTAAAAGACCCCTTCTTATGCCCAAAAAGTTCACTTTCCAGCAAAGTCTCGGATATCGCGGTACAATCAACTTTGATAAGCGGCATATCCCGCCTGGGGCTTTCAGCATGCAACGCCTCTGCGACAAGTTCCTTGCCGGTACCAGATTCACCGGTGATCAAAACGCTTGTGTCAACATGACCAACATTTTCGATCATCGTGTAAACCGGCTGCATAGCTCTGCTGCCTCCGATAATTCGATGAAACAAGGTTCTTTTCCCCATCTTCTCAAGCTGTTCAAGGCGGCTCACGTCGTGGGCGACAAGGACAACACCTTCAAAACTGCCATTTCTGGCCTCCAATGGTACGGCGCTGATCCTGAAAATGGATTGCTCACCTGACAAATCAAATTCAACCTGATGTTCCTGGACTTCATGTCGTGATCGCAGCACCTCATCCGCATCCGCAAAAAAAATCTGCCCGAGAGGTCCAGGTAAATCAGTGATCAGATCACCGATTGCTATATTGGGCATTATTTTTTGAAATCTTTTTTTGGCCCGGTTATTCATGTCGACGAGTCTCATCTGTGTATCAACGGTAACAATGAAATCCCTTACACTCCTGAAAATCGCTTCCAGATGCTGCCGGTAAATGTCCTTTTCTTCCTCAAGTTTTTCTTTCTCCCGCCATAATCCATACTGCTGTAATGCCATGCGGGCAACTCGGAGAAGATCATCTTTTTTTACCGGCTTTGAAAGATAATCAAATGCCCCCAGTCTGACTGCTTCGGAAGCGGAATTAATATTCGGGTATCCCGTTACCATTACAACCGGACATTTAAGGCCTGCATCCTTCACTTGCCGGAGAAGATCAATCCCTGACGCACCTTCCAGGACGATGTCGCTGATAACCAAGTCAAAGGTTTTTTTTCTTAGAATTTCAGCTGCTTCCTCAAAAGTAGCAACGGCATCGATTGGTCCGTACCCTTCCCGACTCAGGAATGTCTTGAATGTCAGGCGCAGACTTTCCTCATCGTCAATAATCAAAATTCGGCTTTCACTTTTTTGCAGATCCATCATGCCAGTCGTTTCTCCGCTATTAGTCTTTTTTTCAGTTTGATATCCTGAAGTTAACACGTTATTCCCCTAATTACTCAATGAGTGTACCGGCAGATCAACAGTCATCTCTGTAAACTCATTTTCCCTGCTTCTGACCCTTAAAAAACCAGAAAATCCTTTGATGATATCGCGGCTAATGCTCAAGCCAAGGCCGGTCCCCTCGCCTACCTCCTTAGTAGAAAAGAACGGCTCAAATATCTGCTCTTTAATTGCTTTTGGAATGCCGCAGCCCAAATCCTTAACAACTGTCCTGACGTAAGAAATCCCTTCAAGTTCCACAGCCAGAACGCAAATATCAAGCCGTTTCATTTCATTCTTACCATTAAATTTCTTATTCAATGCGTAATAACTATTCCGAATCAAATTAAGGAACACCTGCTGAAGCTGTTTCGGATTCACATGGATTGTCGGGATGTCCTCTTCAATATTGATTGATAAAATAATCCCGTCTTTTGAAAGCTGGTGCCGTACAAGAGCAAGGGCATCATCAATAACACCGTGTATTCTGACCTCATCGACTTCATCATCCTGTTGCCGCGCAAAAGACAGTAAATTGCCGACAATAAAGGATATTCTTTCACCTTCCCTGATAATCCTGTCCAAAAAATCTTCATTTATATCTTTTGAGGCCTCCCCTGAATCGCTTGACTCAGAAACTTTCGACTCCCTGGAATCCAGTAAAATTTGCGCATAATTGATGATGCCGTTTATCGGATTATTGATTTCGTGCGCAACGCCTGCCGCAAGTTCGCCGATTGCGGCCAATTGACCTGCCCTCATGATTTCCGCGTGGTGTGCTTTTTCTTCCGTGGTATCCCGAAGCAGAATGAGTACTTTATTCTGGCCGTCAACATCGGTAAAAGGCGCACAGCTCTGTTCATAGTGGCGGTTATCGGACATCAGTACCTCAGTCCGCTGTATTTCCTGAGATTCCATGGCGTCCCACATTCGGCAGACATCACAGGGTTTGTCGCGATTCATATAGGCGTCGAAACATTTCTGCCCAATTTTATCACCGAAAATTTTTTTCAATATATCATTCTGATATTCAATGATATATTCGTGATTCATGATATGCATTCCCTGCCCCATAACCGATAACATGCCCTTGAACTTATCACGTTCAGTGCGGAGAATAAGGTCAATTTCCTTTCGTTTGGTAATATCTTCAAAACTTTCAATGCCGCCGATAACATTTCCATCTTTATCGTGCAGCAGGTCGGAATTCTTATTGATGGTTAATTTTCTGCCGTCTTTTGTCTGTATAATGCATTCTGCCCCGATAACCGGTTTTTTAATTTGATCCGAATACAGTCCGCATCGTTCAGCGCAAGGGTGACGGGAAAAAAGCGTGCATTCCTTGCCGAGCACTTCTTCCGGAGAATAGCCGGTTATTCTCTCGGCCTTATTATTCCAATTGGTGATTCTCCTTTCTGTATCCACGGTGAAAATCGCGCTGGGCACCACCGTATAAAGCAATTCCGCCTGATCCTTGGCAAAAAGAATTTCGTCCTTAGCCCGTTCGAGGTCCTTATTGCTTTTCAATAGTTCTGTTGTGCGTTCCTGAACACGCATTTCCAGAAAATCATGCCCTTCTTGCAGGACTTCCTCATCGAACTTCCTCTCAGTAACATTTCGTAATGATTCAACAATACCCATAAAAGAACCATCTTCACGGATAAGAGGTGATGCCAGAATCTCATAAGTCCGAATCTCGCCGTTTGAAACCTGATGTTCTCTCTCTATGGTGACAGGCTTTCCGGTTTCCAATACCTCAAGAAATGGACAGAAATGCCCTTCGCCATCGCAGGGCCTGTCCAAATCAAAAAAAAGCTTATGGCATTTCATGGTCCGTTTCTGAGTGCTTTTAGCAACCTGGGAAAAATCAAGCGCGGCCTTGTTCATCAGCTTTACGCGGAAATCCGTACCAATCATGACAATCGGATCGGAAATTCCTTCGATAACCATCTGCAGAAAACTCAGTTGCTCTTTGGGGTTCTTTTCCCCGTCTGAGAATCGCCTGCCGGATCTATTCCGCCTCTCAGCAAAAATCCTTGGCTCTCTAATACCCGACTGCTGATTTACGCCTGCTTTATTTCCAGCATGACGAACCGTCACTGATGCCACCTCTTTAGAGTTTCTAACCTTTAAAATCAAAACACCTGGTGTGACATACAAGCAAAAACCTTGCCAGTATCGATTTATACATTAAACACGTTTTATTATTAGAAATTCAAAAATCCACAATTTCAAATGCATAGAAATATTGTTAAGAATAGTTGAACAACTGTCAAATTTATAATGAACATGCCGTCCTCCGCAAAAAGAAATCACAGTAATTCGATAAGTTACAAAGATAGATTGATTCAAGCGAGCGCCGTGAGGATTTGCCGGGGACCTTCCCGGTAGCCAGAGGATTTACAAATTAATTATCAAAGCTGACGTTAAAGACTCTTTTTGGTAAAGGGCATCAGCAACAAATCCTTCAGACCAAGCTTCTCGAACTTTCGGTGTGAGCCAATGCCGGTGACGATGCCCTTCTGGTCTATTCCAGTAGTCAAAGTGCCGATGAAACGATCCCATAAGGAAAATATTACGCCGTAATTTGAATCCCTTTCCTTGATTTTCACGGAATGATGTATGCGATGCATGGAAGGAGGGACGAAGAGAAGCTGCCAGAGATTTTCGAAAGCAGGGTTGATTTTTATACTGCTGTGGTGAAACTGGATTGCAATATTGACAAGAACTTCAAACAGAACATAGGCGAACAAAGGTATCCCGAATGAATAGATCACCATCAAACGAACCAGGCCGGACAAAAGAATCTCACCGGGATGAAACCTGACAGCTGTTGACACATCCATATACAGATCACAATGGTGCACTCTGTGAAAACGCCAGAGCAATGGCATCTCATGATTCAACAGGTGCCACACATAAATGACAAAATCCAGAAGAAGTATCCCGAAAAACACCCGCCAGCCGAATGACAGGCCAAGATTATTGAGCATTCCTAGCTTATCGGTTTCGATTAGAGTGAACACCGAAGCAAGGAGGCCCGCATACAGCATGTAATACATCACGCCGCTGATGATTGATATGGGGATATTGGCCAGCCACCGCCTTATTTTCGAATACCTGGAAGCTCGATAGGAAAAAGAGAGTTCAATCAGAAGAAATAATAATAGACCAGACCAATACAAAATCAATTTCAACGTTTCGTTATTCATTTCCAGAACTCTCCACCCCAGGGGGGCTTCAACTTTTTTCAGTATCTATAAGATAAACGCAAGTAACGAGACTTCCTGGCAAGCGAGCCTTGCGAGTCCCGGAGCACGTGTCTGTTAATCGTCAGACCTTGCTGTCTGCCATTCGTCCGACGTTATGCTGAAGAACAACCTGGGCCGATGTCGCTTCTAACTTTTTGGTCCACCAAAAGCAAATTGGCGGCGATAATTCAGGCTTGGGCTTTTCAAGAAGCATTCATAATCAAGTATCCACCTTTATACCACAGGACATAAATATCAGTTCATCACATTTGGCATATAAATTCTATAATATCATAAGAAGACATTGATAAAAAAATTCTACAGAAATACACAAAAATAGTGTAAAA is part of the Pseudomonadota bacterium genome and harbors:
- a CDS encoding sigma 54-interacting transcriptional regulator; translation: MDLQKSESRILIIDDEESLRLTFKTFLSREGYGPIDAVATFEEAAEILRKKTFDLVISDIVLEGASGIDLLRQVKDAGLKCPVVMVTGYPNINSASEAVRLGAFDYLSKPVKKDDLLRVARMALQQYGLWREKEKLEEEKDIYRQHLEAIFRSVRDFIVTVDTQMRLVDMNNRAKKRFQKIMPNIAIGDLITDLPGPLGQIFFADADEVLRSRHEVQEHQVEFDLSGEQSIFRISAVPLEARNGSFEGVVLVAHDVSRLEQLEKMGKRTLFHRIIGGSRAMQPVYTMIENVGHVDTSVLITGESGTGKELVAEALHAESPRRDMPLIKVDCTAISETLLESELFGHKKGSFTGADRDRKGRILHADGGTLFLDEIGDISPMMQLRLLRFLQERTFYPVGQDHPIKVDVRVIAATNADLKQRVNSGDFREDLYFRLRVVDIPLPPLRDRDGDLELLVKSFLKRFSKRLDKQITGVSDQALHILSSYNWPGNVRELENVMERATVLCHGPTITTEHISEEIVSYCATPGNGAISSGKISSEPMPFLENIESDSETELERIISTLKIVDGNKAKAARLLGIDRSTLYRKLRHYDLDPINMN
- a CDS encoding sterol desaturase family protein; this translates as MNNETLKLILYWSGLLLFLLIELSFSYRASRYSKIRRWLANIPISIISGVMYYMLYAGLLASVFTLIETDKLGMLNNLGLSFGWRVFFGILLLDFVIYVWHLLNHEMPLLWRFHRVHHCDLYMDVSTAVRFHPGEILLSGLVRLMVIYSFGIPLFAYVLFEVLVNIAIQFHHSSIKINPAFENLWQLLFVPPSMHRIHHSVKIKERDSNYGVIFSLWDRFIGTLTTGIDQKGIVTGIGSHRKFEKLGLKDLLLMPFTKKSL
- a CDS encoding PAS domain-containing protein — encoded protein: MTVRHAGNKAGVNQQSGIREPRIFAERRNRSGRRFSDGEKNPKEQLSFLQMVIEGISDPIVMIGTDFRVKLMNKAALDFSQVAKSTQKRTMKCHKLFFDLDRPCDGEGHFCPFLEVLETGKPVTIEREHQVSNGEIRTYEILASPLIREDGSFMGIVESLRNVTERKFDEEVLQEGHDFLEMRVQERTTELLKSNKDLERAKDEILFAKDQAELLYTVVPSAIFTVDTERRITNWNNKAERITGYSPEEVLGKECTLFSRHPCAERCGLYSDQIKKPVIGAECIIQTKDGRKLTINKNSDLLHDKDGNVIGGIESFEDITKRKEIDLILRTERDKFKGMLSVMGQGMHIMNHEYIIEYQNDILKKIFGDKIGQKCFDAYMNRDKPCDVCRMWDAMESQEIQRTEVLMSDNRHYEQSCAPFTDVDGQNKVLILLRDTTEEKAHHAEIMRAGQLAAIGELAAGVAHEINNPINGIINYAQILLDSRESKVSESSDSGEASKDINEDFLDRIIREGERISFIVGNLLSFARQQDDEVDEVRIHGVIDDALALVRHQLSKDGIILSINIEEDIPTIHVNPKQLQQVFLNLIRNSYYALNKKFNGKNEMKRLDICVLAVELEGISYVRTVVKDLGCGIPKAIKEQIFEPFFSTKEVGEGTGLGLSISRDIIKGFSGFLRVRSRENEFTEMTVDLPVHSLSN